tttaaagaatcattgcTGTAAACAAGATGGAACCTCTGCATAATGTAAAAAGCCCTAGTAAAGGCTTTTACTAGAACtgtatgtccaagccaagaaccatttagaagtCTTTTCTCTTTAAGAATATATGGTTAAAGTGTGAGATGTGACTGTAAACCATACATTAAAACTTTTTCAggaaacaaaagtggttcttttccCACGtcttaaaacctttttttgggACCTTTCATTTAAAGGAATAAAGAAGGACAGATATATTCTTTTGATTGCAATTGCAAGAAGGCATAAACATCATGAGCAATAGTGAGGAAAGGAGATGGTGGTGGAAATTTTGTAACAGGAAACAGAAGGTAGAGAGAAGAATGTACAATTGTTTACAAAAGTTTTGCTGCTCCTTGTCAAGTTaagtttttgttgattttctaagcgaaaataagtacatatcctctacagagaacacgcttctgcaaattttaatgcacagtgactgttcatttgctgaagtTAAATTGGGGGGGAAGCAAAAATGtggcatgttttatattttatggttttgttttttcaatatGGTAAGCTCAttatatgttaaataaataaaatcttagATTAAATGTGTCAGCAGACcagagtgatttataaatggaaataagtccattcatctccaaattatcgatgatTTTTCTCTTTACTGTTTCATTATCTGTGTCCAACAGTCTGTGTGTCTTCAGctttaaaggttggtgaattagcagttatacactccagcgtttaagaccatttattgtgaaaactgtgttagaactgtgtgttataacgattttacagcaaaggaggattattatgttattttacctagaagtctagttctgctgtggagccgcagcagcagcagtgcagagattattcaggcctgattctcaccccagagtcacagtcagtgatgaggattttgaggctaaagtgttgctgaatgTCTGTACGCATagcaatcaggcataacattatgaccacctcgttgtttctacgctcactgtccattttatcagctccacttactatacaggtgcactttgcagttctacaattacagactgtagtccatctgtttctctgcgtactttgttaacccccttttaccctgttcttcagtggtcaggacccccatggaccctcacagagcagatgctctttgggtggtggatcattatcagcacagcagtaacactgacgtgatggtggtgtgttagtgtgtgttgtgctggtatgagtggatcagacacagcagtgctgctggagtctttaaacactctgtccactcactgtccacattTTTAGATACACCTGCGTTGTcggttcaccctgtagatgcaaagccagagacgacagctcatctcttgctgtacagtatgagctaatcatcgtctagtggtcacaggatgctgcccacaggacactgttggctggatagttttggttggtggactattctcagtccagcagtgacactgaggtgtttaaaaactccagctgcactgctgtatctgatccactcagaccagctcaacacacactagcacaccaccaccacatcagtgttactgcagtgctgagaatgatccaccacctaaataatactTGTtctccatggtggtcctgatcactgaaaaacagggtaaaagggggctaacaaattatgcagagaaacagatggactacagtctgtaactgtagacctataaagtgcacctatagtgtaagtggagctgataaaatggacaatgagcatcaaAACagggaggtgctcataatgttataaaatgtttaaattggagcagctttatttcaacagttgacaacaCGTTACACAAAATTCTTTGGATTGTATtcggttatttttgttgatagTTAGGAAAAACTTGGAAAGATTGActttgcatccatccatccatccattttccaagccgcttctccgtcagggtcgcgggggggtgctggagcctatcccagcagtctttgcaTTTAGTCTTAATTAATTTAGTCTTTTAATTAGTTTAGTCAGTGTGTTGTTCTAACATCAGTTGGGCTTgcttggtgtgtcaggtggagattcacaaataTTCTGACAACcacgctttgaaagtagctaaaaaatagcatattacttttcaaaaagtagcttaaaaagtagccactactctttctggaaaagtagctaaattgtagctaactacaaattttgggaaagtagctgtCCCAACCCTGCAAGTGTATAGGAAGTAAGATAGGAAGGAGCTGGAGTGTTAGGTAAGGATCTTCTTCCCAACTTCAGTTATTTTCTAACTTTCTTTTCTGTCTACCGATCCTCAATCTCTGTGTACTTGCATTCTCTCATTAACACCAAACTGGGTGGCTCTATTTGTGTTGATCCTACATTTGTAACAGTAGCCACTGCCACCCTGGTCTGGTAAGTGCGCTCTGGAAGGGGTGGAGCTTCTGGGCAGCTTATAAGGCAGTTGTTCAACTTGATGACTGGAAGGGTCAATGTAACTACACCCCTGCCATCTGTAGGAGGAGATTGCTTGTCCAGATCAAAGTTCACCTGACTGGAGTTGCAGGAGTCAGAGGAGGGGGAAGAGCACTTCAAAGTAGGAATGGTCATCCCCTCTTGCAGGCAGTAGATGTTAAAATCTGACAACACCAGTGAATCTCTGTTAAGGCTTGTTTCTGGCTGCAGGTACCTTACTGAGCTGGTGTCCCCATACTTCTCTGATTGAGTTGGTaaagagttttctttgcttCCTGTATTCCGTCTACGATGACGGTCCCAGTCCCGGTCTCGGTTCTCATACAGGAGTGTGTTAGCACAGATAAAGATGAACAGGCCTACCCCCATGATGATAGGACCGACCAATTTGAGTTTCTCAGCGGGTGTTCGGCCAGTTGGAGGGTGGTGTGACACTGGCCGCCGGGTGCGATGAGGCCAGTAGCCGCCCACAGCCACACCAATTCCTACAAGTAGCAGCACCCCAGCGAACAGCACACAAGCTCCAGGAGCTGAACGTAAACGCAGCCGGCCAACCACAGGTCCAGGATTCTCCTGAGGGACTGAAGTGTCGGACTCTAGACCAGACACACCTTTTACCGTCGACTCGTCCTCAGACATTCTGTGAGAAATAAAGGTGGTGAGAAAGAGGACAAGGTGTTTGCAAAGACGATCTGATGGTATGCTCGAGTTTACCACATAGAAGTTACACTTAAACTAATGACAGTCATTACAAGTTTTGTTGCATTCATTCTATGGTACCCTGTGAACAAAATAGAGAGAGCAAGCATTGGCCCCAATATATGCAATATATAAAACTCAATATATGCAAAGACTTGGGCAACTCtgtcaaaataaacattttgttaattttctaagtgaaaagaaatTCAGTATGAAAACTGAAtgatatatttttgcaaattatattatttttattttatgaattgtacatgttgagaaaaaaacttgagaaaaaaaaatgacagcctCTAAATAATTCTTGTAGCCAGCTAACAGTCTTCTATTCTTGATTCAGGTTCAGACACATTCATAGAATGGCTAGCATGCATAAAATGTTTGAGAAATGCCCAGAGATTTTCAATATACTCAAGTGTATAGATGGTGAATGCCATTTCAAAGCCTTAATCTCCTTTCACTTAAAGTAGTTCAAGATTGATTTTGATGTTTTGGACCACTGTCTTGTACATGCTCAACTGTCTCTGATTTTTGGATCAAGATGGCAAGAGGAAATTATTTAAGTGACTCATTTTTGGGCATTGGATGGCAGGACCTGTAGTTACAAAGACTAACTGGCTAGTGATTAAATAGGAACCGTGACCAAAGTTCCCCTGGTGACAAGGAATGTTACTTCAGGACATGATCAGCCTGTCCATAACTATACAGAACAGAATATATAATTGGGCTGCAGTGCATGATATGCTATGGCCTTCACACGCAACATATCTCCACTCAACTGAACACCAATGGGGTAGTGTGTTAGTGCtctccatcaccatcatcaaaacaccaaCTGAAGGAAAATTTTccaaagtatggtgttccatcTTTCCATTACAGTTCCAGAGACTTGTAGCATCTGTACTAATgtgttttgaagtttttttgCAGCTTGTGCTGGCCCAGCACTCTACGAAGAACTAAAACACTGTATGGtggtttttcctttaatttgtcacctCTCTGTACATACTACACAAGAAAAACAGCTAGAAGAAAAACATTGTATCAGTTACAACACATTCCCTGGAAACTCTTTGAATTCTGCTGCAAAAAGAAAACTAGGATCAGAATAAGAAATGTCCCCATTCCTTCCAGACCTCATGAACCGTCACTACCTCAATATAGACAAGACCTGTGGTTCCATGATGGGTCTTCGTACACTTGGGGTCCATAttacaaaactaaactaaactctgagattttatgttttgtcaCTGTGACAACTTCAggtaggactgaatttaggacagaggACTTCTGTCTTAACTGTCCGTTTCTATTGTTTTAGGCAGCATAGTTCACTTTAACTGGCATAATGGCGTTGCCTTTAGCTACACTGAAAACAGTGCTTTGACTTGTGAGTTTCTTAAGTGTTTTAAAAGCCCCAGACACTGCAGACACGATCTCCACCGTCCCCTTTTATTACCGCCGTGTTTTAAAGTTgatgaaaaatataatatgataaaatattacagtgatggtggtggaaAATGAGGAGATACACGAGgacatatatataaacaggatgaCTATATTACTAACTTCAATTTTATCGCGCTTTggttttgtttgaccttttttacatcagtaacagtAGCTATCAGTCTGGCTAACAGGCAACAGACgtgacagttgattgtcgacGTCGATCGAGCAACCCTTAGATCGATTTAACCCTTAGAAACTGAACATTTCggggatttttgtttttttggggggaggggggtatTTTTTGGTTCACttataattacaattaaaaattatttagaTGTGACAGTTACACATGCCAcatgttattttcaggagaacATGGGATACTCGGATATGGCATTCTTTGCTATGTCTGGTCTAAGATCACCTAATGCCTgctaaatttatttttttaaattatagagATCTTGAAAACAAGCGCAGTAGTGCTTACCTTTTCTGAAAAGCTCGATTACGGGGCAAGTCTGCTGAATGTCCTGATATGTGCATCATGTTTGTGTCTTAAACCTTTCTCAAGTTATGAAGGCTAAAAGTGACCTACCTTCTATgggtccacacacacacatacatatatatacatatatatatatatatatatatatatatatatatatatatatatatatatatatatatatatatatatatatatatatatatatgtatacagacacacacacactttatatagCAGGTTCACCACCTGTTATCATTAAGCAAACAATCCCAATGATAAATCTTGTAAGTTTGACTATAAAGTGGGTAGTTTATCACTTGTAGACAACTATTGAGGAGACTGTTCAGTTCAACCATCCTTTGAAAGAGCTTCATGCTAAGATAAACAACTGGCTCGTCATGGAGATTTAACAGCCTCATGCTTTAGCAGGAAACCATTTGTTGAGTCCATTTAATGAGTGTTTTCTAAAGGTATTCTCCTGATATCtaaaaagtaactgtattctAAATACTGCCTTTTCAGAATGTAATGTGAAACGAATACAGATACTGAATTTCTATACTCTAAAAATGCGTATTTGTTTTCCATTACATCCCAACCTGTATGCTGGGCAACTGCACAGAGTTAAAGCAATCTAATCAGTTTTGCTTTGAACACCCCTCAAACAGTGGTCACCAACATTCTTCCTAAAAATCCACTCTGTTACAAGTTTAGCTCAAACACTAATACTCAAATACAGGTAACATGCCACAAATGTGCTACAGATAATCAATCTTTTCCGAAGTACCTTGATCGGGTAgctcaggtgtgttggagctgAGCTCTGCAGGTAGGTGCATCTTCATAAAGATGATATATAACCACTGGAAAAAAGATCTAGACAACCCTAAGGCTTAGTTATCTGACCTTTACATCTCCACCCATGGAATCTGACCTTTCCATTTAGATTCAACCACAAGCCCTTATCTAAACACAGTCCAGGCAGGGAAAGGGgacaagaaaaacacatttaatctgAGCATTCCAGGATAATAAACATGGTCAAGATATGAAAATGCCTTTgctttttgagaaaataagtgagAATAAACTTCATTTTCCaatcctctcttctttcttttgcttaGCAATTTGTTGCTTTAATGAAATATCGCTAAttagattttaatttaatgttttaactcAAAGCTGTTTCTGAGAGAATAACTAACTAAAGGCCAGCGTAATTCATGAGGCTGTGTATGAAGACGCATAAAATGATGGCATGACCATTTTCCTGTTTATGTTGGAAGACAACAACGTACACAACTTTCCAGACACAGATTAAAAGACTAGTCCTGGATAACATGACTACGTAATCCTTGCTTGCATcacactttttattattatttctcagTGGATTAGGGATTTTGAGAAAGCCTACAGCATGTAATGcatctttccctttcttttttaaataggGAATTATCCCAGTTCTTCAGAACGTCTGGATAATTCAGTCAGAGAGACGTAAGTAatgccattcagagtggtgtgaaaCAGTATTTTAGAGATatttacagactttttttttttacagtggtagtgataggaaccagcagtcacaatgtctgcaatgcaaatatatattattactatattttatatctaatgaACATGTATTCTGAGATTCATATAAAGTTGACAATGGTAAAATTGTGTTAAATCTTTGgtattattttgcttttgtaGAATGCCCTGCTTGtgcctctctgccatgaatggatgtcaaaaatatgttttaaaccaAAACCTTATTTTAAAACTATTGCTAACCAATGTCTCAGACAAAGTATTTGATTctacttcatgtaataactttctgtgagctaactctttagacatctggttcctatcaccaccactgtgaaaaattttTGACCttgtaagtttctgtagaacagagcAGAAAAACTATGGAGCTATTGACCTGTGCCTACATCTGAATGTTAATGTCACCTCTCCAGCAAAGAATTTACATTACATCAACTTTTtcttatatgtatatacagaATAGCCTGTATAAGATACATTGAAAAAAGGGTAATGCAATAATGAATCAAAACACCTAAACATTTTGTCTTCAAGATCTACTCTTCTATTTATTTAACTAGATGTGTTATGATAGGGCTCTTGCCTTTTAAATCACACATACTTGCAGATTTAATGTGGCTCTGAATGAGACTAAATTtacaaacataaatgtaaaaagccTACCTAAAGATATTGAACCCTTCACAGCGTCAGTTCTCTGTGTCCTTACTTGGTCTGGTCCCCATAAAGTCAGGCCACACAGGAGGTCTCCATTTGGTCAGTCTGAGCTAGTTCACAGCCAGAAAGCCACTTTGTTCATTCTGGGGTTCAGCACTGTTGAAGGGCTTCCATCGTTCTTCTTTTCGAGCTGATGAGAGCGACAGATGTGCAGGAGTGAGTTTAACCCCAGTGACgtagagaaaagagagggagagggagagagagagagagagagagagagagagagagaaagagatgggtggggtgagtgtgtgtgtgacag
This portion of the Pygocentrus nattereri isolate fPygNat1 chromosome 24, fPygNat1.pri, whole genome shotgun sequence genome encodes:
- the LOC108431016 gene encoding transmembrane protein 200A, coding for MSEDESTVKGVSGLESDTSVPQENPGPVVGRLRLRSAPGACVLFAGVLLLVGIGVAVGGYWPHRTRRPVSHHPPTGRTPAEKLKLVGPIIMGVGLFIFICANTLLYENRDRDWDRHRRRNTGSKENSLPTQSEKYGDTSSVRYLQPETSLNRDSLVLSDFNIYCLQEGMTIPTLKCSSPSSDSCNSSQVNFDLDKQSPPTDGRGVVTLTLPVIKLNNCLISCPEAPPLPERTYQTRVAVATVTNVGSTQIEPPSLVLMRECKYTEIEDR